The proteins below come from a single Gordonia pseudamarae genomic window:
- a CDS encoding ferredoxin--NADP reductase, with amino-acid sequence MSRPPMFQRATVTRVIKETADARTFVLAPHEGPITYRAGQYCTFRVEVDGQTLYRSYSMSSSPDADDELCTTVKRVPGGKVSNWLLDNIADGDTLDMTRAFGTFCLKESDRPVIGYSGGSGITPILSLAKSALTATDRDVYLLCADRDPDAAIFTAALDELLTRYPDRLTVQRSFDIENGFLTAEAVAKFLGDLSDADHYICGPEPFMDLVEDTVTGRGTVFVERFGGAAQLPEGAETETATATAADTGEEVSGTITIKLKRKKVTVSREAGETILEAARRGGLTPPFSCEAGNCATCMAHLDEGTATMRVNDALEDDEIEDGYTLTCQAVPDCATTVVTYED; translated from the coding sequence GTGTCCAGACCTCCGATGTTCCAACGCGCCACCGTCACTCGCGTCATCAAGGAGACAGCCGATGCCCGGACCTTCGTCCTCGCACCGCACGAGGGACCCATCACCTACCGTGCGGGGCAGTACTGCACATTCCGGGTCGAGGTCGACGGTCAGACCCTATACCGCTCGTACTCGATGTCCAGTTCCCCCGACGCCGACGACGAGTTGTGCACCACCGTCAAGCGGGTTCCCGGCGGGAAGGTGTCCAACTGGCTGCTCGACAACATCGCCGACGGCGACACACTCGACATGACGAGGGCTTTCGGCACCTTCTGTCTCAAGGAGAGCGATCGGCCGGTCATCGGATACAGCGGCGGCAGCGGTATCACCCCGATCCTGTCCCTGGCCAAGTCCGCACTGACCGCCACCGACCGCGACGTCTATCTGCTGTGCGCCGACCGCGACCCCGACGCCGCCATCTTCACCGCCGCCCTCGACGAGCTGCTCACCCGCTATCCCGATCGGCTGACCGTGCAACGCAGCTTCGATATCGAGAACGGGTTCCTCACCGCCGAAGCCGTCGCGAAGTTCCTCGGCGACCTGTCCGACGCCGACCACTACATCTGCGGCCCCGAACCGTTCATGGATCTCGTCGAAGACACGGTCACCGGTCGCGGCACAGTGTTCGTCGAACGTTTCGGCGGCGCCGCCCAACTTCCCGAGGGCGCCGAGACCGAAACCGCGACGGCCACCGCCGCCGACACCGGCGAGGAGGTGAGCGGCACCATCACCATCAAGCTCAAGCGCAAGAAGGTCACCGTCTCCCGGGAGGCCGGCGAGACCATCCTCGAGGCTGCCCGTCGTGGCGGACTCACCCCACCCTTCTCCTGCGAGGCGGGGAACTGCGCCACCTGCATGGCCCACCTCGACGAGGGCACCGCGACGATGCGCGTCAACGACGCCCTCGAGGACGACGAGATCGAGGACGGCTACACCCTGACCTGCCAAGCGGTCCCGGACTGTGCCACAACCGTGGTCACCTACGAAGACTGA
- a CDS encoding amidohydrolase family protein, whose translation MNLDDLVLISIDDHVVEPPDMFLRHVPERYRDQAPVVVTDDKGVDKWMYQGKQAGVSGLNAVVSWPAEEWGRDPAGFAEMRPGVYDVHERVRDMSRNGIWGSMCFPTFTGFSARHLNQYQDPVTLVMVSAYNDWHIDEWCGTYPERFVPLALLPTWNPEAMCAEIRRVAAKGCRAVTMPEIPHLEGLPSYHDIDYWGPVFQTLSDTGLVMCLHIGSGFGAISMAKDAPIDNLIVLATQISAIAAQDLLWGPAMRAYPDLRFAFSEGGIGWIPFYLDRCDRHYTNQRWLRRDFGGRLPSEVFREHSLACYVTDPTALLLRNEIGIDIIAWECDYPHSDCFWPNAAELMLDELNRAGASDSDIDKIGWQNSARFFNWDPLKTRTREEISVGALRRSAADVDVSIRSRAEWARRYHEKQAAGSSV comes from the coding sequence ATGAATCTCGATGACCTGGTGCTCATCAGCATCGACGATCACGTCGTCGAACCACCGGACATGTTCCTGCGCCACGTACCCGAGAGGTACCGCGACCAGGCCCCGGTCGTCGTCACCGATGACAAGGGTGTGGACAAGTGGATGTACCAGGGCAAACAGGCCGGCGTCAGCGGCCTCAACGCCGTGGTCAGCTGGCCGGCCGAGGAGTGGGGCCGCGATCCGGCGGGCTTCGCGGAGATGCGACCGGGCGTCTACGACGTCCACGAACGGGTCCGGGACATGAGCCGCAACGGCATCTGGGGCTCGATGTGCTTTCCCACCTTCACCGGCTTCTCCGCCCGGCACCTCAACCAGTATCAGGACCCGGTGACGCTGGTCATGGTGTCGGCGTACAACGACTGGCACATCGACGAATGGTGCGGCACCTACCCTGAGCGGTTCGTCCCGCTGGCGCTGTTGCCCACCTGGAATCCCGAGGCGATGTGCGCCGAGATCCGCAGAGTGGCCGCCAAGGGCTGCCGGGCGGTCACCATGCCCGAAATCCCACATTTGGAGGGGCTCCCGAGTTACCACGACATCGACTACTGGGGGCCGGTGTTCCAGACCCTGTCGGACACCGGGCTGGTGATGTGCCTGCACATCGGGTCGGGTTTCGGCGCCATCTCGATGGCCAAGGACGCCCCCATCGACAACCTGATCGTGCTGGCCACCCAGATCTCGGCGATCGCCGCGCAGGATCTGCTGTGGGGTCCGGCGATGCGTGCCTACCCCGACCTCAGGTTCGCGTTCTCCGAGGGAGGCATCGGCTGGATCCCGTTCTATCTCGACCGCTGCGACCGGCACTACACCAACCAGAGATGGCTGCGCCGCGACTTCGGCGGCAGACTGCCCAGCGAGGTGTTCCGTGAGCACTCACTGGCCTGCTATGTCACCGACCCCACCGCGTTGTTGCTGCGCAACGAGATCGGTATCGACATCATCGCCTGGGAATGCGACTACCCGCATTCGGACTGCTTCTGGCCCAACGCCGCCGAACTCATGCTCGACGAGCTCAACCGCGCCGGGGCATCGGACTCGGACATCGACAAGATCGGCTGGCAGAACTCGGCCCGCTTCTTCAACTGGGATCCGCTGAAAACCAGGACCCGCGAGGAGATATCGGTCGGCGCGCTGCGCCGGTCCGCCGCCGACGTGGACGTGTCCATCCGCTCCCGCGCCGAATGGGCCCGCCGCTACCACGAGAAGCAGGCCGCCGGGTCCTCGGTGTAG
- a CDS encoding enoyl-CoA hydratase/isomerase family protein, with protein MYGMPDEIEVTAEGALRIITLNRPDALNAVNDNLHSGLAELWGRLTDDPRVRAAVLTGRGKAFSAGGDFTYLAELGEDPALRAKTIRHGRELVLGMARCRVPVVAAVNGPAVGLGCSLVALSDTVYMAPNAYLADPHVQVGLVAADGGPLTWPLQISLLQAKEFALTGTRIPAERAVALGLANHVVDDPLTEAVACAKKMMELPQQAVEATKRMLNIHLERAILASLDYANMAEELSFQTDDFRSTIARLTASKQ; from the coding sequence ATGTACGGAATGCCCGATGAGATCGAGGTGACGGCCGAGGGCGCGCTGCGGATCATCACCCTCAACCGTCCCGACGCCCTCAACGCCGTCAACGACAACCTGCATTCGGGACTCGCGGAGCTGTGGGGCCGGCTCACCGACGATCCGCGGGTTCGTGCCGCCGTGCTCACCGGCCGGGGCAAGGCGTTCTCCGCCGGCGGCGATTTCACCTACCTCGCCGAGCTGGGGGAGGACCCGGCGTTGCGCGCCAAGACCATCCGTCACGGCCGTGAGCTCGTGCTGGGGATGGCGCGCTGCCGGGTTCCGGTGGTGGCCGCGGTCAACGGCCCGGCCGTCGGATTGGGGTGCAGCCTGGTCGCGTTGAGTGACACCGTGTACATGGCGCCCAACGCGTACCTGGCCGACCCCCACGTGCAGGTGGGACTTGTCGCCGCCGACGGTGGCCCACTCACCTGGCCGCTGCAGATCAGCTTGTTGCAGGCCAAGGAGTTCGCGCTCACCGGCACCCGGATCCCCGCCGAGCGCGCCGTGGCGCTCGGGCTGGCCAATCATGTGGTGGACGACCCGCTCACCGAGGCCGTCGCCTGCGCGAAGAAGATGATGGAACTGCCGCAGCAGGCTGTCGAGGCCACCAAGCGGATGCTCAACATCCACCTCGAACGGGCGATCCTGGCCAGCCTCGACTACGCCAACATGGCCGAGGAGTTGTCTTTCCAGACAGACGATTTCCGGTCCACGATCGCCAGGCTCACCGCGTCGAAGCAGTGA
- a CDS encoding acyl-CoA dehydrogenase family protein, which translates to MDARLTGEQAQLRDAAAKLATDLGPESVAALESAQRRARLDAAVTGSGWRTLRSDGASGVEVAVVAEELARGLVDTPFLGPILADDLLRHAPARTDDVAVAVAIEGTAFDARGIDSVVTLDGTTVLLAAAGTPVACADLTREAKAVASGGEAVVTLGAADARRWYALALAATAADLLGAARGAHALACDYAKIREQYGKTIGSYQAVAHLLAEGLALIEGMVSIVRHAAWAVDELEPDEAVRAAQMAKVYAARSALTVCENSIQVHGGIGNTWECLAHLYLRRVLVATETCPVTLKEISSGLS; encoded by the coding sequence ATGGACGCCCGGTTGACCGGTGAGCAGGCGCAATTGCGTGACGCCGCCGCCAAACTCGCCACCGACCTCGGACCCGAATCGGTGGCCGCACTTGAGTCGGCGCAGCGTCGCGCCCGACTCGACGCCGCGGTCACCGGCTCGGGATGGCGAACACTCCGCTCCGACGGCGCCTCCGGCGTCGAAGTGGCGGTGGTGGCCGAAGAACTGGCCCGCGGCCTCGTCGACACCCCGTTCCTCGGACCGATTCTCGCCGACGACCTGCTCAGGCATGCCCCGGCGCGAACCGACGATGTGGCGGTCGCGGTAGCGATCGAGGGCACCGCCTTCGATGCGCGCGGCATCGACAGCGTGGTGACCCTCGACGGGACCACCGTGCTGCTCGCGGCGGCGGGTACGCCCGTGGCCTGTGCCGATCTCACGCGGGAGGCGAAGGCGGTTGCCTCCGGCGGTGAGGCGGTGGTCACCCTCGGTGCCGCAGACGCCCGGCGCTGGTACGCCCTGGCACTGGCGGCCACCGCGGCCGATCTGCTCGGCGCCGCACGCGGGGCGCATGCGCTGGCCTGTGACTATGCCAAGATCCGCGAACAGTACGGCAAGACCATCGGCTCCTATCAGGCGGTGGCGCATCTGCTCGCCGAGGGGCTCGCGCTCATCGAGGGCATGGTCTCCATCGTGCGGCACGCCGCATGGGCGGTCGACGAACTCGAACCCGACGAGGCCGTCCGCGCCGCGCAGATGGCCAAGGTCTACGCGGCCCGCTCGGCGCTCACGGTGTGCGAGAACTCGATTCAGGTACACGGCGGCATCGGCAATACCTGGGAATGCCTGGCGCACCTGTACCTGCGCCGGGTACTGGTGGCCACCGAGACCTGTCCCGTCACGTTGAAGGAGATCAGCAGTGGACTATCGTGA
- a CDS encoding acyl-CoA dehydrogenase family protein, which produces MDYRDSAEEAEFRTRLRTWLADNAGRFPTSGDEYWARQGEWHQALYGAGFFGLSWPERFGGHDLPAVYDVILDEELAKAGAPPRPSLGYLLHGLCRHGSVELQERFLPGMIDGTQRWCQGFSEPGAGSDLASLRTAAVREGDEYVINGHKIWTSYSDIADWCLLLARTDADVPRHRGISAFIVPMDTPGIEQRPLKMISGITTEFGQVTFDDVRVPARNLVGEPGDGWAMAMTVVGHEREPSTLGYVARYAKTVQSLVARSDEPSDELAVAAVETEMLRLHVRRRLSEQLDGISHTSEGSLDKLLMTWTEQTVGHAALSVTGTSDPELLSSYLYSRAQSVMGGTSQIQKNIIASRLLGLGV; this is translated from the coding sequence GTGGACTATCGTGATTCGGCCGAGGAGGCGGAGTTCCGTACCAGGCTGCGCACCTGGCTGGCCGACAACGCCGGCCGATTCCCCACATCGGGTGACGAATACTGGGCGCGGCAGGGTGAATGGCATCAGGCGCTCTACGGCGCCGGGTTCTTCGGACTGTCGTGGCCGGAGAGGTTCGGCGGACACGACCTGCCCGCGGTGTACGACGTGATCCTCGACGAGGAACTGGCCAAAGCCGGTGCCCCGCCCCGGCCGAGCCTGGGCTACCTGCTGCACGGCCTGTGCCGGCATGGCAGCGTGGAACTGCAGGAACGGTTCCTGCCCGGCATGATCGACGGCACCCAGCGCTGGTGCCAGGGCTTCTCCGAACCGGGCGCCGGTTCGGATCTGGCATCCTTGCGCACCGCGGCGGTCCGGGAGGGCGACGAGTACGTCATCAACGGGCACAAGATCTGGACCAGCTACTCGGACATCGCCGACTGGTGCCTGCTGCTGGCCCGCACCGACGCGGATGTGCCACGGCACCGGGGTATCTCGGCGTTCATCGTGCCGATGGACACCCCGGGCATCGAGCAGCGGCCGCTGAAGATGATCAGCGGCATCACCACCGAGTTCGGGCAGGTCACCTTCGACGACGTCCGTGTTCCGGCCCGCAATCTCGTGGGTGAGCCCGGCGACGGGTGGGCGATGGCGATGACCGTCGTCGGTCACGAGCGGGAGCCGTCGACGCTGGGCTATGTGGCCCGCTATGCCAAGACGGTGCAGTCCCTGGTGGCGCGCAGCGACGAGCCGTCGGACGAGCTGGCTGTGGCCGCGGTGGAAACCGAGATGCTGCGGCTGCACGTGCGGCGCCGGCTGTCCGAACAGCTCGACGGCATCTCGCATACATCCGAAGGTTCGCTCGACAAACTGCTGATGACGTGGACCGAGCAGACCGTCGGGCACGCGGCCCTGTCGGTGACCGGCACCTCCGACCCCGAACTGCTGAGCTCGTACCTGTATTCGCGGGCGCAGAGCGTGATGGGCGGAACCTCACAGATTCAGAAGAACATCATCGCCTCGCGGCTACTGGGATTGGGAGTGTGA
- a CDS encoding DUF4286 family protein — translation MAKGILLVESRPSSSERETEFNEWYESVHMPEVLALDGFVSARRFRPVRAGEPYVTVYEIDADDVTVAAKGVFAAAQSGAFRMSDSMQFDPPPAMRILELAAEQ, via the coding sequence ATGGCCAAAGGCATTCTGCTGGTGGAGAGTCGGCCCAGTTCATCCGAACGGGAGACCGAGTTCAACGAGTGGTACGAGAGCGTCCACATGCCCGAGGTACTCGCCCTCGACGGCTTCGTCTCGGCCCGCAGGTTCCGCCCGGTCCGTGCCGGCGAGCCCTACGTGACCGTCTACGAGATCGACGCCGACGATGTCACCGTCGCCGCCAAAGGCGTGTTCGCCGCCGCCCAGAGCGGGGCGTTCCGCATGAGCGACTCCATGCAATTCGATCCCCCGCCCGCCATGCGCATCCTCGAACTGGCCGCCGAACAGTGA
- a CDS encoding TIGR03564 family F420-dependent LLM class oxidoreductase: protein MRMGVMVGPEGGDAARKLGRMIRDAEWAENAGFDSIWIPQVPGDFDALTAVTAVGARTGRIEIGTAVVPLHAQHPIALARQALSAHAVSGGRVVLGIGPSHHWIVRDMLGIPYEKPAAYTRDVLDVLDQALHGPGPVDVENNSFTVHNPLDLGPVGPMPVMLSALGPVMLKIAGERADGTILWMADEKAIGNHIAPRINAAAEAAGRPAPRVVAGIPVCLCGASEIDAARERANLLLTESEFSPNYQRLLEHGNAQDAGDLILAGDEDAILAGFQRYIDAGVTDISMRLLPVGDTREELRASRDRTREAVAYMAKDLR, encoded by the coding sequence ATGCGCATGGGCGTGATGGTGGGACCGGAGGGCGGCGACGCCGCACGCAAACTGGGCCGGATGATCAGAGATGCGGAGTGGGCCGAGAACGCGGGCTTCGACTCGATCTGGATTCCGCAGGTGCCCGGTGACTTTGACGCACTGACCGCCGTCACGGCGGTGGGGGCGCGCACCGGCCGGATCGAGATCGGCACGGCCGTCGTGCCGTTGCACGCTCAGCACCCGATCGCCCTTGCCCGGCAGGCGTTGTCGGCGCATGCGGTGTCCGGTGGGCGGGTGGTGCTCGGCATTGGTCCGTCGCACCACTGGATCGTGCGGGATATGCTGGGCATCCCGTACGAGAAGCCCGCCGCCTACACCAGGGACGTGCTCGACGTGCTCGACCAGGCACTGCACGGACCGGGACCGGTCGACGTGGAGAACAACTCGTTCACCGTGCACAACCCGCTCGATCTCGGTCCGGTCGGGCCGATGCCGGTGATGCTGTCGGCCCTCGGGCCGGTGATGCTCAAGATCGCCGGTGAACGCGCCGACGGCACCATTCTGTGGATGGCCGACGAGAAGGCGATCGGCAATCACATCGCCCCGCGGATCAACGCCGCCGCCGAGGCGGCCGGCCGTCCCGCGCCGCGGGTTGTGGCCGGCATCCCCGTATGTCTGTGTGGTGCTTCGGAAATCGATGCCGCCCGGGAGCGGGCCAACCTGCTGCTCACCGAGTCGGAGTTCTCGCCCAACTATCAGCGCCTGCTCGAACACGGCAACGCCCAGGACGCGGGCGATCTGATCCTCGCCGGTGACGAGGATGCGATCCTCGCCGGATTCCAGCGCTACATCGACGCAGGCGTCACCGACATCTCCATGCGGCTGCTGCCCGTCGGCGACACCCGTGAGGAACTGCGCGCCTCGCGTGACCGCACTCGGGAAGCGGTGGCCTACATGGCCAAAGACCTCCGGTAG
- a CDS encoding ABC transporter ATP-binding protein: MSLKVKNGRGTLTLLAPLLGRANLRRIHAGIVLSVLAQMTLAAIPLIQQRIVDDCIVTDQRSLSTWITILLTVGVICFGLQYLRRSVGFRAAARGQRDLQERVHRHMQHLDAGARGRFRTGDVMSRATSDLTLIQMFLQQLGLLAGNVTLLVSALVVMLYLSPMLSLVMVIAVPVFLAVAARFRSRTFPASYTDAVYKGAVAGVVEEAITGVRVVKAFGQEEQEQTTLNAEARTLFRSRLRAARITAKFSASLDAFPGLTQVGVLALGGLLVMHGDITLGVYLAFSSYILQLVTPVRFLSSILTTSQQARAGVARLLDLLGATSAVSEPADAPEIGPGPGLVEIEHADFAYPGGEPVLTDITLRVEPGERLAIVGASGSGKSTLALLLARFYDPTDGQIRVDGQDLRDCTVASVRRAVGLVFEEGFLFSTTIGDNIAFGRSDAGADEVERAAVAAHAHGFICGLPDGYATVVGERGYTLSGGQRQRIALARAALVNPRILVLDDATSAIDARTEHAIHSSFDEVLAQRTTILIAKRYSTLQLADRVVVLDGGRIVDQGTPDELQERSALFRELMTGPDALDTPGEVRVSAVDAVAWPTDVSRDGAAKVSSFAGDALARTSAGGGGPGSDSARLGSLVTESPELLAAVAALPPLTGEPEVDLAQQTAPNSHFTMGAVFRPFARPLALGVLLVVIDALASLAGPALIRFGVDHGVARDSMAVLYTVVASLLALQLFIWINQRYMTFFTQWTAERMLFGLRVRTFAHLQRLSLGYYEQHQAGKIMTRMTSDVEAFSQLLQQGLVTALVSLLTCGGIAVVLAVFNPALALAVSVVLVPLVVATTVFGRKSTRTYLVARERISVLYADMQESLNGVTVSQAYNRQSANEQRFAGLADSYCTARERSYELQARFFPFIDLLSVIAKATALGAGASMFADGTLTAGVLVAFLLYLDQFFAPIRQLSSVFDQWLQAKVAAGQLGELLRTPSATPAAESPVVPGRLRGDIDLHKVTFAYESTGLVVMDDVSLHIPSGQVVALVGTTGAGKSTLMKLVARFYDPDAGTVRIDGVPLRDLDLSAYRHQLGFVPQEPFLFSGTIRSNIAYGRPEASDLEVERAARAVGAHEFIRGLPEGYLTPVSEQGTSLSAGQRQLLSLARALLVDPAILLLDEATANLDLATEARVQRAMGLVSSGRTTIVIAHRLHTARTSHRILVVDNGIIVEDGSHEDLIAAGGRYAGLWAAASEAAHAG, encoded by the coding sequence GTGAGCTTGAAGGTGAAGAACGGTCGGGGAACGCTCACACTGCTGGCGCCATTGCTCGGGCGGGCCAACCTGCGCCGTATTCATGCCGGAATTGTGCTGTCCGTACTGGCGCAGATGACGCTGGCCGCCATTCCACTGATCCAGCAACGGATCGTCGATGATTGCATCGTCACCGACCAGCGGTCGCTGAGCACCTGGATAACCATTCTGCTGACGGTGGGTGTGATCTGCTTCGGTCTGCAATACCTGCGCCGGTCGGTGGGATTCCGGGCGGCCGCACGCGGACAGCGTGACCTGCAAGAACGCGTCCACCGGCACATGCAGCACCTCGACGCGGGGGCCCGTGGCCGATTCCGTACCGGTGATGTCATGTCGCGGGCGACCAGCGACCTCACCCTGATCCAGATGTTCCTGCAACAGCTCGGCCTGCTCGCCGGCAATGTCACCCTGCTCGTCAGCGCACTGGTGGTGATGCTGTACCTGTCGCCGATGCTGTCGCTGGTGATGGTGATCGCGGTACCGGTGTTTCTCGCGGTGGCGGCGCGATTCCGTTCCCGGACGTTCCCGGCCAGCTACACCGACGCCGTGTACAAGGGAGCGGTGGCAGGTGTCGTGGAGGAGGCGATCACCGGCGTGCGGGTGGTCAAGGCGTTCGGCCAGGAAGAGCAGGAACAGACCACACTCAACGCCGAGGCCCGCACCCTGTTCCGGTCCCGGCTGCGGGCAGCGCGGATCACCGCCAAGTTCTCCGCCTCGCTCGACGCCTTCCCCGGGCTGACCCAGGTCGGGGTTCTCGCGCTCGGCGGGCTGCTGGTGATGCACGGCGACATCACGCTCGGCGTGTACCTGGCGTTCTCCAGCTACATCCTGCAACTGGTCACGCCGGTCCGCTTCCTGTCGAGCATCCTGACCACCAGCCAGCAGGCGCGCGCCGGGGTGGCCCGGTTGCTCGATCTGCTCGGCGCGACCTCCGCGGTGTCCGAGCCCGCCGACGCCCCCGAGATCGGCCCCGGTCCAGGCCTGGTCGAGATCGAGCACGCCGACTTCGCCTACCCCGGCGGCGAGCCGGTGCTCACCGACATCACCCTGCGCGTCGAACCCGGAGAGCGGCTGGCGATCGTCGGTGCGTCCGGGTCGGGAAAATCGACTCTCGCGCTGCTGCTGGCCCGTTTCTACGACCCCACCGACGGGCAGATCCGCGTCGACGGCCAGGATCTGCGGGACTGTACCGTGGCCTCGGTCCGGCGTGCGGTGGGGCTGGTGTTCGAGGAAGGATTCCTGTTCTCCACCACCATCGGCGACAACATCGCCTTCGGCCGGTCCGACGCCGGTGCCGACGAGGTGGAACGGGCGGCGGTCGCCGCGCACGCCCACGGCTTCATCTGCGGACTGCCCGACGGATACGCCACGGTCGTCGGCGAACGTGGTTACACCCTGTCGGGTGGGCAGCGCCAACGCATCGCGCTGGCCCGGGCCGCCCTGGTCAATCCGCGCATCCTGGTCCTCGACGATGCGACATCGGCCATCGACGCCCGCACCGAACACGCCATCCACAGTTCGTTCGACGAGGTGCTGGCACAGCGCACTACCATCCTGATCGCCAAACGCTATTCGACACTTCAACTGGCCGATCGGGTGGTGGTGCTCGACGGCGGCCGCATCGTCGACCAGGGCACCCCGGACGAGTTGCAGGAACGCTCGGCACTGTTCCGGGAACTGATGACCGGACCCGACGCACTCGACACACCGGGCGAGGTCCGGGTGAGTGCGGTGGACGCGGTGGCCTGGCCCACCGATGTGTCCCGCGACGGCGCGGCCAAGGTCAGTAGTTTCGCCGGCGACGCACTGGCCCGGACATCGGCGGGCGGAGGGGGACCGGGCAGCGACAGCGCCCGGCTCGGCAGTCTGGTGACAGAATCCCCGGAACTGCTGGCGGCCGTCGCCGCGCTACCCCCGCTGACCGGCGAACCCGAGGTCGACCTGGCGCAGCAGACCGCACCGAACAGTCATTTCACAATGGGCGCGGTGTTCCGGCCGTTCGCACGGCCGCTCGCGCTGGGCGTGCTGCTGGTGGTGATCGACGCGCTCGCCTCGCTGGCGGGGCCGGCATTGATCCGATTCGGCGTCGACCACGGCGTCGCCCGCGACTCGATGGCGGTCCTCTACACCGTGGTGGCGTCGTTGCTGGCATTGCAACTGTTCATCTGGATCAACCAGCGGTACATGACGTTCTTCACCCAGTGGACCGCCGAACGGATGCTGTTCGGCCTGCGCGTGCGCACCTTCGCACATCTGCAACGGCTTTCGCTGGGCTACTACGAGCAGCACCAGGCCGGCAAGATCATGACCCGGATGACCTCCGATGTGGAGGCGTTCTCCCAACTCCTGCAACAGGGATTGGTGACCGCGCTCGTCAGTCTGCTGACCTGCGGTGGCATTGCGGTGGTACTGGCGGTGTTCAATCCCGCTCTGGCATTGGCCGTGTCGGTGGTGCTGGTTCCGCTGGTGGTGGCCACCACGGTGTTCGGGCGCAAGTCCACACGCACGTATCTGGTGGCGCGCGAACGTATCTCCGTGCTCTACGCCGACATGCAGGAAAGCCTCAACGGGGTCACGGTCAGCCAGGCCTACAACCGGCAGAGCGCCAACGAACAGCGGTTCGCCGGCCTGGCCGACAGCTACTGCACGGCGCGCGAACGTTCCTATGAGCTACAGGCCAGATTCTTCCCCTTCATCGATCTGCTCAGCGTCATCGCCAAGGCGACCGCGCTCGGCGCCGGGGCGAGCATGTTCGCCGACGGAACCCTCACCGCCGGTGTGCTGGTGGCGTTCCTGCTCTACCTCGACCAGTTTTTCGCACCCATCCGGCAGCTGTCGTCGGTGTTCGACCAGTGGTTGCAGGCCAAGGTCGCGGCCGGTCAGCTCGGCGAACTGCTGCGCACCCCGTCGGCGACGCCGGCGGCCGAATCACCGGTCGTCCCGGGCCGACTGCGCGGTGACATCGACCTCCACAAGGTCACCTTCGCCTACGAGTCCACGGGCCTGGTGGTGATGGACGATGTGTCGCTTCATATTCCGTCAGGTCAGGTGGTGGCGTTGGTCGGCACCACCGGCGCGGGCAAGTCGACACTGATGAAACTGGTCGCCCGGTTCTACGATCCGGACGCCGGAACGGTCCGCATCGACGGTGTGCCGCTCCGGGATCTGGACCTGTCCGCCTATCGGCACCAGCTCGGTTTCGTTCCGCAGGAACCATTTCTGTTCAGCGGTACCATCCGCTCCAACATCGCCTACGGCCGTCCCGAGGCGTCGGATCTGGAAGTGGAACGCGCCGCTCGTGCGGTGGGGGCACACGAGTTCATCCGCGGACTGCCCGAGGGATATCTGACCCCGGTCAGTGAGCAGGGCACATCGCTGTCGGCGGGACAACGCCAGTTGCTGAGCCTGGCCCGGGCATTGCTGGTCGATCCGGCGATCCTGCTGCTCGACGAGGCCACCGCCAACCTCGACCTGGCCACCGAGGCTCGGGTGCAGCGGGCGATGGGGCTGGTGTCCAGCGGCCGCACGACTATCGTCATCGCCCACCGCCTGCACACCGCCCGGACATCACACCGGATTCTGGTGGTGGACAACGGGATTATCGTGGAGGACGGCTCACACGAGGATCTGATCGCCGCGGGCGGCCGCTACGCCGGTCTGTGGGCGGCCGCCTCGGAGGCCGCCCACGCGGGGTAG